A portion of the Parambassis ranga chromosome 22, fParRan2.1, whole genome shotgun sequence genome contains these proteins:
- the exoc5 gene encoding exocyst complex component 5, which produces MATTAQLFEEPFDADEYIERLAWRTPGGGSKGGAEAFDPKRLLEEFENHIEELKQLDEKIQRKVEKLEHQCHREAKEFAHKVQDLQRSNQVAFQHFQELDEHISYVATKVCHLGDQLEGVNTPRQRAVEAQRLMTYFNEFLDGDLRSDVFNNPDKIKEAADIIQKLHLIAQELPFDRFADVKAKIASKYHDLERQLIQEFTAAQRRGEIGRMREVAAVLLHFKGYAHCVDVYIKQCQEGAYLRNDVFEDTAVLCQRVNKQVGEVFSSPETVMAKLIQNIFENKLQAHVKGKLDETRHSDVEQYLKNLYDLYTRTTALATKLTEFNLGSDKHTFLSKLIKSIFSFYLESYIDMEREYLRTRGAMILQRYYDSKNHQKRPIGTGSIQELKERIRQRTNLPLGPSIDTHGETFLSPELVVNLLQETRHAFERCHRLSDPSDLPKNAFSIFLLLVEHLCVDHIDYALEIGLSAIPSSDAKHANLYFLDVVQQANSIFHLFDKQFNDQLMPLISSSPMLAECLHKKKEVIEQMEVKLDTGIDRTINCMVGQMKHILATEQKKTDFRPEDENNVMIQYTTACSKVCAYVSRQVEHVRKSMDGKNVDTVLTELGVRFHRLIHEHLQQYSYSSMGGMLAICDVAEYRRCAKDFRVPLVLQLFDTLHALCNLLVVAPDNLKQVCSGEQLTNLDRNLLHAFVQLRVDYRSARLGRHFS; this is translated from the exons ATGGCGACGACTGCTCAGCTGTTCGAG GAGCCCTTTGATGCAGATGAGTACATTGAGAGGCTGGCATGGAGGACTCCTGGAGGAGGATCCAAAGGAGGAGCTGAAGCTTTTGATCCCAAAAG GCTGTTAGAAGAGTTTGAGAATCACATTGAGGAGCTGAAACAACTGGATGAGAAGATTCAGCGGAAGGTGGAGAAGCTTGAACATCAGTGTCATCGTGAGGCCAAGGAATTTGCCCACAAAGTACAAGACTTGCAGAGAAGCAACCAG GTGGCTTTTCAACATTTCCAAGAACTTGATGAGCACATCAGCTATGTGGCCACCAAGGTTTGTCACCTTGGCGACCAGCTTGAGGGGGTGAACACACCTCGCCAGAGGGCCGTTGAAGCTCAGCGCCTGATGACCTACTTCAATGAGTTCTTGGATGGAGACCTACGCAGTGATGTCTTCAATAACCCAGACAAA ATTAAGGAGGCTGCTGATATTATTCAGAAGCTCCATCTCATTGCCCAGGAGCTGCCATTCGACAG ATTTGCAGATGTGAAAGCAAAAATTGCAA GTAAATATCATGATCTGGAGCGCCAGTTAATCCAGGAGTTCACTGCAGCCCAACGCAGGGGTGAGATTGGACGTATGCGGGAAGTTGCAGCAGTTCTTTTACATTTCAAG GGATATGCACACTGTGTAGATGTCTATATCAAGCAGTGTCAGGAG GGTGCCTACTTGAGGAATGATGTGTTTGAAGACACTGCTGTCCTCTGCCAGAGAGTCAATAAGCAGGTGGGCGAGGTCTTCAGCAGTCCGGAGACTGTCATGGCCAAACTCATCCAAAACATCTTTGAGAATAAGCTACAG gctCACGTGAAAGGAAAACTAGATGAGACGCGACACTCTGATGTAGAACAGTACCTCAAGAACCTCTACGACCTTTACACCAG AACCACAGCATTGGCTACAAAGCTGACAGAGTTTAACCTGGGCTCGGACAAGCACACATTCCTGTCCAAGCTCATAAAGAGcattttttccttttacttGGAAAGTTACATTGACATGGAGCGGGAATACCTTCGCACTCGAGGTGCCATGATTCTGCAGAGATACTATGATTCCAAGAACCACCAGAAACGCCCGATTGGCACCGGCAG TATTCAAGAGCTAAAGGAGCGAATCAGGCAGCGCACCAATCTTCCTTTGGGCCCTAGTATTGACACCCATGGGGAGACCTTCCTGTCCCCAGAGCTGGTTGTCAATCTGTTGCAGGAGACACGCCATGCCTTTGAGAGATGTCACAGG CTTTCAGATCCTTCAGACCTACCTAAGAATGCCTTCTCAAtcttcctgctgctggtggAACATCTATGTGTGGACCATATTGACTACGCTCTGGAGATTGGCCTCTCAG cTATTCCCTCATCTGATGCCAAGCATGCCAACCTGTACTTCCTGGATGTGGTTCAGCAGGCAAACTCTATCTTCCACTTGTTTGATAAGCAGTTTAATGACCAGCTCATGCCACTCATAAG CTCATCTCCAATGTTGGCTGAGTGTTTGCACAAGAAGAAAGAGGTGATAGAACAGATGGAAGTGAAGCTGGACACAGGAATTGACAG AACAATAAACTGCATGGTGGGACAGATGAAGCACATCCTGGCAACAGAGCAGAAGAAGACTGATTTCAGGCCTGAGGATGAAAATAATGTCATGATCCAATACACTACA GCCTGCTCCAAAGTATGTGCCTACGTCAGTCGGCAGGTGGAACACGTGCGGAAGTCCATGGACGGTAAAAATGTGGACACAGTGCTGACGGAGTTGGGCGTACGTTTCCACCGGCTCATCCATGAGCATCTACAGCAATACAGCTACAGCTCAATGGGAGGCATGCTGGCCATCTGCGACGTGGCTGAATACCGACGATGCGCCAAGGACTTCAGG GTCCCTCTGGTGCTGCAGCTCTTTGACACACTCCATGCCCTTTGTAACCTTCTGGTGGTTGCTCCAGACAACCTGAAGCAGGTGTGTTCTGGTGAGCAGCTCACCAATCTGGACCGGAATCTCCTGCATGCCTTTGTCCAGCTCAGAGTGGACTACCGTTCAGCTAGACTTGGCCGACACTTCAGTTAA
- the ap5m1 gene encoding AP-5 complex subunit mu-1, which produces MTIRALWIISHERGENVSVRFSRRFSTVEHRAKSLAGSSYVAVPEESTVLHLLLTELGLSDSGKPYVALRDDCLHRPRSPAVELHVDGPGKGILWPVLAISQGPLILACLPLVDVPSEPRPPLASLLSVSQGLTLLAGLQTFLLGSAGKPDGDGLASRLALLPSILLQVCPLGTPLDVPMLGAPAIPTVPTSVGTQKQPAWKTGTYRGRAVVNIALIETVRSMQYGNQSRQDLWDVYGTVTCKCEVEGVLPNVTVTLSLPQNGSPLQDILVHPCVTSLDSSILTASSVDSSDSSTFSGPYKFPFSPPLEPFRLCSYTSEVPVPPILGSYQLKEEENQLRLSVTLKLHESVKNSFEYCEAHLPFFNREQMGAVEVKVSTGQLDVSKEKNLLVWALGQKFPKSREVTMDGRISFAGPTSGPSDPLCTGLTAYIKLYFKVPDMTLSGCCVDQNSVQVYSSAKPRIVTSRELQSKEYFIWNSTGAAPVSSGQMML; this is translated from the exons ATGACTATTCGAGCTTTATGGATAATTTCTCACGAAAGAGGAGAAAATGTTTCGGTACGGTTTTCAAG GAGGTTCTCTACTGTGGAGCACCGTGCAAAGAGTCTGGCAGGTTCCTCATATGTAGCAGTTCCAGAGGAGAGCACTGTGCTGCATCTCCTACTCACTGAACTTGGACTTTCAGACTCAGGCAAGCCTTATGTAGCACTGAGAGATGATTGCCTTCACCGTCCACGGTCACCAGCTGTGGAGCTGCATGTGGATGGTCCTGGCAAAGGAATACTTTGGCCAGTGCTGGCCATCTCACAAGGTCCTCTTATCCTGGCTTGCCTGCCTTTAGTGGATGTCCCTTCTGAGCCTCGCCCACCTCTGGCCAGCCTGCTGTCGGTCTCACAGGGTCTCACGCTCCTGGCAGGCCTGCAGACATTTCTCCTTGGCTCAGCGGGTAAGCCTGATGGTGACGGGCTAGCCTCTCGTCTGGCATTGTTGCCCTCCATCCTCCTGCAGGTTTGTCCACTCGGCACACCTCTTGATGTGCCAATGCTAGGAGCACCTGCTATACCCACAGTGCCCACTTCTGTTGGGACTCAGAAGCAGCCAGCCTGGAAAACTGGCACATATCGAGGTCGAGCTGTGGTGAACATAGCACTGATAGAAACTGTACGCTCAATGCAGTATGGTAACCAGAGCCGACAGGACCTGTGGGATGTTTATGGCACTGTGACATGCAAA TGTGAAGTGGAGGGGGTGCTCCCTAATGTGACCGTGACCCTCTCACTGCCACAAAATGGTTCTCCGCTGCAGGACATCCTGGTCCATCCCTGTGTCACCTCATTAGATTCTAGTATCCTGACAGCCAGCAGCGTGGATAGTTCTGACAGTTCCACCTTCTCTGGGCCATATAAGTTCCCCTTCTCCCCTCCTCTGGAGCCTTTTAGACTATGCAGCTATACATCAGAG GTCCCTGTTCCCCCGATCCTTGGTTCATACCAACTGAAGGAAGAGGAGAACCAGCTACGTTTGTCAGTAACCCTCAAACTTCATGAGAGTGTGAAGAACAGCTTCGAGTATTGTGAAGCCCACCTGCCGTTCTTTAACAG GGAACAGATGGGTGCTGTGGAAGTGAAGGTGAGCACCGGACAACTGGATGTTTCAAAGGAAAAGAACCTACTGGTCTGGGCTCTGG GACAAAAGTTCCCAAAGTCTCGTGAAGTCACAATGGATGGAAGGATCAGCTTTGCAGGGCCAACATCAGGACCCTCTGACCCCCTGTGTACAGGACTCACTGCCTACATTAAA TTGTATTTCAAAGTGCCCGACATGACGTTGTCTGGGTGTTGTGTAGACCAGAATTCTGTGCAGGTTTATTCTTCTGCCAAACCACGGATTGTAACAT CCCGAGAACTTCAATCCAAAGAGTACTTCATATGGAATTCAACAGGTGCTGCTCCCGTGTCCTCTGGACAGATGATGCTGTAG
- the slc35f4 gene encoding solute carrier family 35 member F4: MKKHSARVAPLSSYSTQVLTCPISEGEDGSESHADTPGSETSGESRSYQTCTNTALKVLGGLLLVLCVSSSWVGTTQVVKLTFQSFSCPFFISWFSSNWNILFFPIYYSGHVVMTREKQTPIQKFRECSKLFGEDGMTLKLFVKRTAPFSILWTLTNYLYLLALKKLTATDVSALYCCHKAFVFLLSWIVLKDRFMGVRIVAAIMAITGIVMMAYADGFHGDSFVGVALAVGSASTSALYKVLFKMFLGSANLGEVAHFLSTMGFFNLIFISCVPLILYFTKVEHWGSLSSLPWGYLCGLAGLWLVFNILVHVGVVLTYPILISIGTLLSVPGNAAVDVLKHEVIFSVVRLAATCIICLGFLLLLLPEEWDSVTLRFLATIADKKSEEHGEELTESSIHTRSRSRANGTVSIPLA, encoded by the exons ATGAAGAAGCACTCAGCCCGTGTGGCACCTCTCAGCTCATACAGCACTCAGGTCCTGACCTGCCCCATCTCTGAAG GAGAGGATGGTTCAGAGTCTCATGCGGATACACCGGGCAGTGAGACCAGTGGAGAGAGTCGGTCCTACCAGACATGTACTAACACAGCTCTGAAGGTGCTGGGTggtctgctgctggtgctgtgtgtttcctcctcctggGTGGGTACCACTCAGGTGGTGAAGCTGACCTTCCAGTCGTTTTCCTGTCCCTTCTTTATCTCCTGGTTCAGCAGCAACTGGAACATCCTCTTCTTCCCCATCTACTACTCTGGACATGTAGTAATGACAAGGGAAAAGCAAACACCAATACAAAAATTTAG GGAGTGCAGCAAGCTATTTGGTGAGGATGGAATGACTCTCAAGCTCTTTGTGAAGAGGACAGCACCCTTCTCAATCCTGTGGACCCTGACCAACTACCTGTACCTCCTAGCTTTGAAGAAACTGACCGCCACCGATGTCTCTGCCCTCTACTGCTGCCACAAGGCCTTTGTCTTTCTCCTGTCATGGATCGTCCTTAAAGACCGCTTCATGGGTGTTCGG ATTGTGGCTGCCATAATGGCCATCACAGGTATCGTCATGATGGCTTACGCCgatggtttccatggtgattcCTTTGTGGGTGTGGCGCTCGCTGTGGGCTCAGCATCAACCTCAGCTCTCTATAAG GTGCTGTTCAAGATGTTCCTAGGCAGCGCCAACCTCGGAGAAGTGGCTCATTTTCTTTCCACCATGGGCTTCTTCAATCTTATCTTCATCTCCTGTGTGCCCCTCATCCTCTACTTCACCAAGGTAGAGCACTGGGGTTCACTGTCCTCACTGCCCTGGGGATACCTGTGTGGACTGGCAGGACTGTGGCTGG TTTTTAACATCTTGGTCCATGTCGGTGTGGTGCTGACGTACCCCATTCTCATCTCCATAGGAACACTGCTCAGTGTGCCCGGCAATGCAG CTGTAGATGTTTTGAAACATGAGGTTATCTTCAGTGTGGTGCGCCTGGCAGCCACCTGCATCATCTGCCTGggcttcctgctcctgctgctgccagagGAGTGGGACTCAGTCACACTGCGTTTCCTGGCCACCATTGCAGACAAGAAATCGGAGGAGCACGGCGAGGAGCTCACAGAGTCCAGCATTCACACTCGAAGCCGCAGCAGAGCAAACGGCACTGTTTCCATTCCTTTGGCATGA